From Pogoniulus pusillus isolate bPogPus1 chromosome 5, bPogPus1.pri, whole genome shotgun sequence, the proteins below share one genomic window:
- the OBI1 gene encoding ORC ubiquitin ligase 1 has protein sequence MAQHGPSVTLALTLPITCHICLGKVRHPVICVNNHVFCSICIEVWLKNNNQCPACRIPITPENPCKEIIGGTSESDPVFSPTVRKHLRKARLELLHKEYEDEIESLQKEVEYLKGKNLGLQIQLKSLLDPTASALSCQNEKTSQSANEASTSGPETPEEWSKKLKTAHDVYEKVMDNVEKLKEANKKLSMENNSLLRENLRLKAEVDSRSPQKFSRFTVAALQSRVEQSEREIGRLRKALERSDKYIEEMEYQLLQLKNAGEGAQAGGAPGETTLPTDTEGAESGEDTTCLKTQAEKKKALTSSQSPDSLERLKSGATCSGSTSQGSSDGSNTQCPPKKELFPRCPGVLLDENATNMDACLEEQWNKIEQCTSYKDEELYDLPPPCTPFLSLSRLRLTTPEGKESARKPSPFLRKLKCEEFCDTPDNCSKASPEHSTGNCNSKKKLNCFATGKSGFWETCQTDFAENLDFDGSEHSSVAGQSDEPPAKSSDKTSSCLPKRLHSLCSSEMNRTRTSSEASMDAAYLDKISELDSMMSESDNSKSPCYNFKSPDLDSSSKSAEPSKLLHETEKKVEEMKEEQSIKCAETSDLAVDRAGWKPVTFSILSPSEQDRNDHFPLFTGQNLGAGDTKPPNCLFQRDFSQSLLFSNSQRSSEEQKFGSCFLKTSSDLQNQLNPPWLSSFVAERKNKNISQSTKRKIQNCLSSASPSKTTKN, from the exons ATGGCGCAGCACGGGCCCAGCGTCACGCTGGCCCTCACGCTGCCCATCACCTGCCACATCTGCCTGGGCAAG GTCCGTCACCCAGTCATCTGTGTCAACAACCACGTGTTCTGCTCCATTTGTATTGAAGTGTGGCTGAAGAACAATAATCAGTGCCCAGCTTGCAGGATTCCCATCACACCTGAAAATCCTTGCAAGGAAATTATAG GAGGAACGAGTGAAAGTGATCCTGTATTTAGTCCAACAGTCAGAAAACACCTACGTAAAGCAAGGCTTGAATTGCTCCACAAAGAGTATGAG GATGAAATAGAATCGTTGCAAAAGGAAGTGGAATATCTGAAAGGTAAAAACCTAGGTTTACAGATACAGCTGAAATCTCTTCTGGATCCTACAGCATCAGCTTTGTCTTGCCAAAATGAGAAAACTAGCCAGTCAGCAAATGAAGCAAGCACCAGTGGCCCAGAAACCCCAGAGGAATGGAGTAAAAAGTTGAAAACCGCCCATGATGTATATGAAAAAGTGATGGATAATGTGGAAAAGCTAAAAGAG gCAAATAAGAAACTGAGCATGGAAAACAATAGCCTTTTAAGAGAGAATTTGCGCCTAAAAGCTGAAGTTGATAGTAGATCACCCCAAAA GTTTAGTAGGTTTACAGTAGCTGCActtcagagcagagtagaacaAAGTGAACGTGAAATCGGCCGTCTGAGAAAGGCATTGGAAAGAAGTGACAAATACATTGAAGAGATGGAGTATCAACTGCTCCAGCTGAAAAATGCAGGGGAAggagcccaggcaggaggcGCGCCCGGCGAGACAACGCTTCCCACGGACACTGAAGGAGCTGAAAGCGGTGAGGATACAACATGCCTGAAAACCCAAGCTGAGAAGAAAAAAGCTTTGACTAGCAGTCAAAGCCCTGACAGTCTCGAGCGGCTAAAAAGTGGGGCAACTTGTTCCGGCTCTACCAGTCAAGGCAGTTCAGATGGCTCAAATACTCAGTGCCCCCCAAAGAAAGAACTGTTTCCACGATGTCCTGGGGTTCTCCTGGATGAAAATGCTACAAATATGGATGCCTGCTTAGAGGAGCAGTGGAATAAAATTGAGCAATGTACCTCATACAAGGACGAAGAACTTTACGACCTTCCACCACCATGCACTCCTTTTCTGTCTCTCAGTCGCCTTCGGTTGACCACTCCTGAGGGAAAAGAAAGTGCAAGGAAACCATCCCCGTTCCTGAGAAAACTGAAGTGTGAGGAGTTTTGTGACACACCAGATAACTGTAGCAAAGCGtctccagagcacagcacaggcaactGTAATAGCAAAAAGAAGTTAAACTGTTTTGCTACAGGAAAATCAGGGTTTTGGGAGACATGCCAAACAGATTTTGCTGAGAACTTAGATTTTGATGGATCGGAGCACAGTTCAGTAGCTGGTCAGTCAGATGAGCCACCAGCAAAGTCCAGTGATAAAACAAGTTCCTGCTTACCTAAAAGGTTACATagtctctgctcttctgagatgAATCGCACAAGAACCTCCAGTGAGGCATCTATGGATGCTGCCTACCTGGATAAAATCTCtgagctggactcaatgatgtccGAATCAGACAACAGCAAGAGTCCATGCTATAACTTCAAGTCCCCTGATCTAGATAGTTCTTCAAAGTCAGCAGAGCCCTCTAAGCTACTGCATGAAACTGAGAAGAAAGTAGAAGAGATGAAAGAAGAACAAAGTATCAAGTGTGCAGAGACAAGCGATCTAGCAGTTGACAGAGCTGGGTGGAAGCCTGTTACATTTTCCATCCTCTCCCCGTCTGAGCAAGATAGGAATGACCACTTTCCACTGTTTACAGGCCAAAACTTAGGGGCTGGTGATACCAAACCTCCAAACTGTTTATTTCAGAGAGACTTTTCCCAGAGTTTGCTCTTCAGTAACTCACAAAGGTCGTCTGAGGAACAAAAATTTGGTTCCTGCTTTTTAAAGACGTCATCTGACCTGCAAAATCAGCTTAATCCTCCTTGGCTGTCTTCCTTTGTagctgaaagaaaaaacaaaaacatcagTCAGTCGACCAAGAGGAAAATTCAGAACTGCCTTTCCAGTGCTAGCCCctcaaaaaccaccaaaaactgA